A segment of the Terriglobales bacterium genome:
CCGCAGAAGCGCGGAGAATGCCCAAGCTGAGTGGCGGATGCTGCTACTGAAAGCCGTTTGGTGGCGGCGCCGTAAGTTTCGTATTGGGAAGCGCAAATTAGACAGTCTGAGCCGGCGAGGGACAATCAGAAATTCTCTAGCTGCCACACATTTTTCGTGCCGCCTGCCTGTGCAATTGCCAGCATCTGTCCATCGGGCGATGGAATCGCGCCCCAGATTTCGGGATTGCTGGAACGGAGCAGAACAGTCGCTCTGCCATCCAGGGTGATCCTCAACAATGCGCTGTCGCGATCAAACTTGTGCCAACCGACCAGCAGGCTCTTTCCGTCTGGGAACCAATCGGCCCCCATCAATCCGCTCCATCCTTTTATCGTCAAGTCACGCGCTTCGCCTGTGGTTGTGGAACGGAATCGGATTGTTTCTGTGTTGGGGCCAAACAGAACGATGGCTCGTTGCGAACCGTCTGGAGACAAGCTCCAATTACAGTCGGGATCGATTTGAGGTGGGTCTTCAGTTCTCCCGCTCCTCGCATCGAAGCGAAACGTTGCCGAGGCTTGTCCCTTCATCACGCTGTACAAACAGATCGTCGACGGAGACTGCGCACACTGCAGGTTCCAGATTCCCAGGTCTTTCAGTACCAGGCGCGGCGTTCCTCCGGTTATGGGAATCGCAAAAATCGACGACGGAGCTTCAGGATTAGCCGGCTTAGGAGTGGAGAGATACAGGATCTCGGTACCGTCGGGCGACAATCTGGCTTCGACGAGATGCCCTGAACCGGCAGCCAGGCTTTCCGGTAGAGACCGATTGATCGCCTGTTTGAAGAGCTCTCGCATTCCGTTTCGGTCCGAACTAAACAAGACTGCCTTGCCATCCGGTGTCCACGACCAAGGAAGGTTCTCGCTCTGGTGGAGAGTCAGGCGCCTGGTCTCAAGCAGGTGCGTACCATCTGCCGACAGCTTGCCGATGTAAACGCTCGGCTGCTGATCGCCTCTCAGGAAGATCACGGCTTTGCCATCGGCACTCGCAGTAACTTGAGAAATCCAGCCGTGTGCCCCAGCGACCCGCTTTGGGCTTGAGGCAAGTCGCCTGGATTGCTTCAGCGAGACCACCCATAAGTCTGAGCCTTGTTGACGGTCAATGGATCCGCGCGCGTAGAGCAAGCGGCCATCTTTCAACCAATGCAGCGCAGGACTTAAAGCCGATTCGGAAAACAGGGTCTCGGCCCTTGCCTTTTGCCATTC
Coding sequences within it:
- a CDS encoding winged helix-turn-helix domain-containing protein encodes the protein MATSASHELAVVRFGVFEVDLRAGELRRNGSKVRLQEQPFQILAMLLERPGKIVTREELRERLWPADTFVDFDHSINAATKRLRDALQDSAENPRFVETLSRRGYRFIAPVNSCVATSEIAIAVVPHRDKSFFLRPRTAIAFVSLIAIAVLIWMLSPFLARPAELIERQLTANSSENSVNSAAISPDGKYLAYSDNTGVFLKVIRTGEVHPVPLPPSFSARVHDWFADGTHLLVSRENQNGKAGLWSLSVFEGAPRLLVDDATGGSVSPDGAHIAFRRGDLAYWGMYGREVWVMRSDGTELVKVAGDNGDGSDVGAPTWSPDGERIAYIRTKWAFNARTSSVEINEWQKARAETLFSESALSPALHWLKDGRLLYARGSIDRQQGSDLWVVSLKQSRRLASSPKRVAGAHGWISQVTASADGKAVIFLRGDQQPSVYIGKLSADGTHLLETRRLTLHQSENLPWSWTPDGKAVLFSSDRNGMRELFKQAINRSLPESLAAGSGHLVEARLSPDGTEILYLSTPKPANPEAPSSIFAIPITGGTPRLVLKDLGIWNLQCAQSPSTICLYSVMKGQASATFRFDARSGRTEDPPQIDPDCNWSLSPDGSQRAIVLFGPNTETIRFRSTTTGEARDLTIKGWSGLMGADWFPDGKSLLVGWHKFDRDSALLRITLDGRATVLLRSSNPEIWGAIPSPDGQMLAIAQAGGTKNVWQLENF